Proteins encoded within one genomic window of Nostoc sp. 'Lobaria pulmonaria (5183) cyanobiont':
- a CDS encoding tyrosine-type recombinase/integrase, producing MKQAVTLATVAVKFLERTGLAPSTIKTYEITLLSLLAEYGSWSIEIISKQTLVEYLDTLSHLKYTSHHKHQAILQSLFNFAVEQGYIKSNPIRGLKQRPPQREKGEHKSDDTIKYLTPEQLNILYKVTEDDLRMSAIIHLLHRTGCRIGELLALNLSDLDIQNQKFQVLGKGNKQRWCFYSDDAAESLAQYFQYSRHQNINALFTAGHPVTLKVSRISYYTLHDYWRKITSTYPELNGVRIHDLRHTYATERVGLISIEELRSLMGHESIQTTLRYQKVTSQKAESAARHALNILINPDS from the coding sequence GTGAAGCAAGCTGTCACATTAGCCACCGTTGCCGTCAAATTTTTAGAACGGACTGGGCTAGCACCCAGTACCATCAAAACCTACGAAATAACTCTCTTGAGCTTACTAGCAGAGTATGGAAGTTGGTCAATCGAAATTATCAGTAAGCAAACATTAGTTGAGTATCTAGATACACTCTCACATTTAAAATACACAAGCCACCATAAGCATCAAGCAATACTGCAAAGCCTATTTAACTTTGCAGTTGAGCAAGGGTATATAAAATCCAACCCAATTCGGGGATTAAAACAGCGTCCTCCACAACGAGAAAAAGGCGAACATAAAAGTGACGATACAATAAAATACCTAACACCAGAACAGCTAAATATACTCTACAAAGTAACCGAAGATGACCTGCGGATGTCTGCAATAATTCATTTATTGCATCGCACAGGATGCAGAATTGGAGAGCTTTTAGCCCTGAATTTATCAGACCTAGATATCCAAAATCAAAAATTTCAGGTATTGGGAAAAGGAAACAAACAGCGTTGGTGCTTTTATAGTGATGATGCAGCCGAATCCCTAGCTCAATATTTCCAGTACTCACGCCATCAAAATATCAATGCACTGTTTACAGCAGGACATCCAGTTACCCTCAAAGTCAGTAGAATTAGCTACTACACATTACACGATTATTGGCGAAAAATCACCAGCACATATCCCGAATTAAACGGTGTACGCATCCATGATTTACGTCACACTTATGCTACCGAACGGGTAGGATTAATCAGTATAGAAGAGTTACGCTCCCTAATGGGACATGAAAGTATCCAAACCACTTTACGTTATCAGAAAGTTACCTCACAAAAAGCAGAATCAGCCGCACGTCATGCTTTAAATATTCTCATAAATCCAGACAGTTAG
- a CDS encoding DHA2 family efflux MFS transporter permease subunit, with translation MTGQSSPVPPQKRSPKAVAKVNKWLITFTIMISTSLAVIDTSIVNVAIPKIQASFEASIDQVGAVTTFYIISNVIVMPLAGYLNSLLGRKQFFAGAIILFTIASLLCGLSWNLSSLICFRILQGIGGGVLIPTAQAILLETFPKEEHGKAMGIFGLGVIVNPAIGPVLGGYLTDTVGWRSIFAVNLLPGIFAAVMVLLFIHNPPFLKKPEGKFDWQGLTTLLIGLSTLQYLLENGQRLGWFSSKLVIFLTLVALVNLVYLVRRERIIHYPIIDLSAFGNSTFVAGNIISFLTGFSLYGLLFVLPIFMSHILHFNTIQMGLALMPGALSMALMMPVAGRLADHLDPRISLGLGIGIFVGATWQFSYLTVHSGYWDLFWPQIGRGIGLGLVFVPLSTATLGSISIAKRVSASGLYNLIRQLGGSLGIAILTVMVQRLQAFHFYKLNQGVTAQALITLPDLHQTAAVLAYNDLFRYSALIFTASYLPLLFLKVKRTSREQASIPLD, from the coding sequence ATGACTGGACAATCTTCTCCTGTACCCCCACAAAAGCGATCACCTAAGGCAGTAGCAAAAGTTAATAAGTGGCTGATCACTTTCACTATCATGATTAGCACCTCGCTCGCTGTTATTGACACGAGCATTGTCAACGTGGCAATTCCCAAAATTCAGGCGAGTTTTGAAGCCTCGATAGATCAAGTTGGTGCTGTAACAACGTTTTATATCATCAGCAATGTGATTGTTATGCCTCTAGCTGGCTATCTAAATAGCTTATTAGGGCGCAAACAATTTTTTGCTGGTGCCATCATATTATTTACAATTGCATCCTTATTGTGCGGACTGTCCTGGAACCTATCATCTCTTATATGCTTTCGTATCCTTCAGGGAATAGGCGGAGGTGTCCTAATACCAACTGCTCAGGCAATTTTATTAGAGACTTTTCCCAAGGAAGAACATGGCAAAGCTATGGGCATTTTCGGCTTAGGGGTAATTGTTAATCCCGCTATTGGTCCTGTTTTAGGGGGGTATCTTACTGATACAGTTGGTTGGCGCTCAATCTTTGCTGTCAATCTGCTGCCTGGAATTTTTGCTGCGGTAATGGTACTTTTATTCATTCACAATCCACCTTTTTTGAAAAAACCCGAAGGTAAATTCGATTGGCAGGGTTTAACTACTTTGCTGATTGGCTTATCCACCTTACAGTATCTTCTAGAAAATGGGCAGAGGTTAGGCTGGTTTAGTTCTAAGTTGGTTATTTTTCTGACTCTGGTTGCACTTGTCAATTTGGTTTATTTGGTACGACGAGAACGGATAATTCACTATCCTATTATCGATTTATCGGCGTTTGGCAATAGCACTTTTGTCGCGGGCAATATTATCAGTTTTTTGACTGGATTCAGCCTTTATGGACTCCTATTTGTATTACCTATTTTTATGAGCCATATCTTACATTTCAATACAATTCAGATGGGTCTAGCACTTATGCCAGGCGCATTATCTATGGCTCTAATGATGCCAGTTGCTGGTCGACTAGCAGATCACTTAGATCCCCGTATTTCTCTAGGATTAGGGATTGGTATATTTGTGGGAGCTACGTGGCAGTTCAGCTATTTAACTGTGCATTCAGGCTACTGGGATTTGTTCTGGCCTCAAATCGGGCGGGGGATTGGATTGGGGTTAGTCTTTGTACCTCTATCTACGGCTACTTTAGGTAGTATTAGTATAGCTAAAAGGGTCTCGGCATCTGGATTGTACAACTTGATTCGGCAGTTAGGGGGTAGTTTAGGCATTGCCATCTTGACAGTAATGGTTCAGCGCTTGCAAGCGTTTCATTTTTATAAGCTAAACCAAGGGGTTACGGCTCAGGCTCTCATCACGTTACCCGATTTGCATCAAACAGCAGCAGTCTTAGCCTACAATGACTTGTTTAGATACAGCGCCCTTATATTCACTGCTAGCTATTTGCCTCTACTGTTTTTGAAAGTTAAGAGAACTTCCCGAGAACAAGCATCAATTCCATTGGATTAA
- a CDS encoding non-ribosomal peptide synthetase gives MTTTNILTEVSKLGVQVWVDGEQLRYRSPKGALTPTLRAYFAEHKVEILTLLRQSNNQDSVSSVSPSIVHAPDEQYLPFPLNDMQQAYWLGQSDSFELGNVAAHYYTEFEFVDFNLERFNLAWQHLIKRHSMLRAIVLPDGQQKILEQVPPLEIEVRDLRGQKTLVVESVLESVRQQMSHQGPSTDRWPLFEVLAHQLDNQQVRLHFNFSLLIIDGWSFNILLQELAALYQNPDYSLPPLDISYRDYTLALGALQNSEIYRKSQNYWWNRLTTLPPAPEIPLAKHPSIVTHPQFVHRKAILEPETWLKLKNRASEENLTPTSVLCAAYAEVLAIWSKEPIFSINLMFYNRRPLHPQVKDILGSFVNTNLLEVDNSLQDSFVSRVQRLQKQLWNDLENSYVSGVRVLRELNRTHGGTLRATMPVVFASGLNLREEEAASTEWVSKVIYTCVQTPQVWLDHQVVEKGGALVLIWDALEEIFPPGLLDNMFSTYCSFLHRLADEKDAWQKTARQLMQLAQLEQQTDVNITQAPIPTGMLHTLFAAQVALRSQQSAVISSHRTLTYEQLSSRSNQVGRCLEQLGARPNVLVAVVMEKGWEQVVAVLGVLQSGAAYLPVDPALPKERLWYLIGQSEVGLVLTQSWLDKKLEWPDGIQRLCVDSEDLEKIDDRPLKPVQKPEDLAYVIFTSGSTGLPKGVMIDHCGAVNTIYDINHRFGVGPEDRVLAISSLSFDLSVYDIFGTLAAGGTIVIPQAEAMRDPAHWAELLVREKVTIWNSVPALMQMLVEYADGRLEKIPSNLRLVLLSGDWIPVSLPNQLAFLVPGIQVISLGGATEASIWSILYPIEDIDPAWKSIPYGRPMLNQSFYVLNEMLEPCPVWVTGELYIGGRGVAKGYWQDEEKTRARFIKHPQTGEYLYQTGDLGRYLSDGNIEFLGRDDFQVKVQGYRIELGEIETALEQHPAVRAVVVTALGEFQDSKRLLAYVVPIPDTALDVNQLRGFLEGKLPEYMMPSAFILLDTLPLTSNGKVDRKALPTPEANSYEREKAFVSPRNTLEFQLAQIWEDLLDKKCAISVNDNFFDLGGHSLLAVRLMTQIQKLFGRDLSLSTLLQAPTIEDLASRLSQQTAPETRSPLVKIHPAGSKRPLFFVHPVGGNVLCYVDLARHLGPEQPFYGLEAAGIQGETKPFKQIQDMATYYIDAIRSIQPEGPYLLAGWSMGGFVAFEMAQQLHKQCQEVALLALLDSRVPVNRVKVDDATLLAWFVRDLGGRFGKTLTLSHNEIRRLSPDEQLHYVLEQARTINLVPPDVGLTQIQRLLEVFKANMESMLNYKPQVYGNQVTLIRPSESFSEDFEYPISEFGLGWEKFVSGLIEIHTVPGDHYTMLAKPHVYALAEQLKCCLDKLVR, from the coding sequence ATGACGACAACTAATATTTTGACGGAAGTTTCTAAACTAGGTGTGCAGGTATGGGTTGATGGTGAACAATTACGATACCGTTCTCCCAAGGGAGCGCTAACACCTACACTCCGTGCTTACTTTGCAGAACACAAGGTGGAAATTCTGACACTGCTGCGTCAAAGCAATAATCAAGATTCTGTTTCTTCTGTATCTCCATCTATAGTACATGCACCAGATGAACAGTATTTACCCTTTCCACTTAACGATATGCAACAGGCATACTGGTTGGGTCAAAGTGATAGCTTTGAGCTGGGTAATGTTGCGGCTCATTACTATACAGAGTTTGAATTTGTAGATTTTAACCTGGAAAGATTTAACCTGGCTTGGCAGCACTTGATTAAACGTCACAGTATGTTGAGAGCTATTGTCCTACCAGATGGCCAGCAAAAAATTCTGGAGCAAGTGCCTCCTTTGGAAATTGAAGTTCGAGATTTGCGGGGCCAAAAAACTCTGGTTGTAGAATCTGTATTAGAGAGTGTCCGTCAGCAGATGTCTCATCAAGGACCAAGCACAGATCGGTGGCCGTTGTTTGAAGTTTTAGCTCACCAACTCGACAATCAACAAGTCCGACTTCATTTCAACTTTAGCCTCTTGATTATAGATGGATGGAGTTTTAATATTCTGCTACAAGAACTGGCAGCACTATATCAAAATCCCGATTATTCTCTACCACCACTGGATATTTCATACCGGGACTATACTCTAGCATTAGGTGCATTACAAAATTCGGAAATATATCGGAAATCTCAAAACTATTGGTGGAATCGTTTAACAACTTTACCTCCTGCACCAGAGATACCTCTAGCCAAGCATCCAAGTATAGTAACTCATCCTCAATTTGTTCACCGCAAAGCAATATTAGAGCCAGAAACCTGGCTAAAGTTGAAGAATAGAGCCTCAGAAGAAAATCTTACACCCACATCTGTATTATGTGCTGCCTATGCCGAAGTTCTTGCTATTTGGAGTAAGGAACCGATTTTTAGCATCAACCTCATGTTCTACAATCGTCGTCCTTTGCATCCACAAGTCAAGGACATTCTCGGCTCTTTTGTCAACACAAATTTGCTGGAGGTGGACAATTCTCTACAGGATAGCTTTGTCTCTCGAGTTCAGCGCCTTCAAAAACAACTTTGGAATGATCTGGAGAACAGTTATGTCAGTGGTGTAAGAGTTCTGCGGGAATTAAACCGAACTCATGGTGGAACTTTGAGAGCTACAATGCCTGTGGTCTTTGCTAGCGGTCTCAATTTGCGGGAAGAAGAAGCTGCTTCTACAGAATGGGTATCTAAAGTAATATACACTTGCGTACAGACTCCCCAAGTTTGGCTAGATCATCAAGTTGTAGAGAAAGGTGGGGCTTTAGTCTTGATTTGGGATGCCTTAGAGGAAATTTTTCCTCCGGGTCTTTTGGATAATATGTTCAGCACATATTGTAGTTTCCTACATCGCTTGGCTGATGAGAAAGATGCTTGGCAAAAAACTGCACGACAGTTGATGCAACTAGCGCAGCTTGAGCAGCAAACGGATGTCAATATTACCCAAGCACCCATACCAACAGGGATGCTTCACACCTTATTTGCGGCACAGGTGGCTCTGCGATCGCAACAATCAGCAGTTATTTCTTCCCACCGGACTTTGACCTATGAGCAATTGTCCAGTCGCTCCAATCAGGTAGGGCGATGCTTGGAACAGTTGGGAGCCCGTCCCAATGTTTTGGTGGCAGTAGTCATGGAGAAAGGTTGGGAGCAAGTTGTGGCCGTTTTGGGAGTTCTCCAGTCGGGAGCAGCTTATCTGCCTGTTGATCCCGCGCTTCCTAAAGAGCGACTTTGGTATCTAATCGGGCAAAGTGAGGTCGGGCTGGTTCTGACTCAATCTTGGCTTGACAAAAAACTGGAGTGGCCTGATGGCATCCAGAGGCTTTGTGTAGACAGCGAAGACTTAGAGAAAATAGACGACCGACCCTTAAAACCAGTTCAGAAACCAGAGGACTTAGCCTACGTTATTTTCACATCCGGCTCTACAGGGTTGCCTAAAGGTGTGATGATCGATCATTGCGGTGCGGTCAATACTATTTATGACATCAACCATCGCTTCGGTGTTGGACCCGAAGATCGGGTGCTTGCTATATCTTCATTGAGTTTTGATCTATCAGTTTACGACATCTTTGGCACGCTGGCAGCTGGAGGAACAATCGTCATTCCCCAGGCTGAGGCAATGCGAGATCCTGCTCATTGGGCAGAATTGCTGGTAAGAGAAAAAGTGACGATCTGGAATTCAGTACCAGCCCTAATGCAGATGTTGGTAGAATATGCAGACGGCAGGCTAGAGAAAATCCCTTCCAATTTGCGTCTGGTGCTTCTAAGTGGAGATTGGATACCAGTTAGTTTACCAAATCAGCTCGCATTCCTAGTTCCAGGCATCCAAGTAATTAGTCTAGGAGGTGCTACTGAAGCTTCTATTTGGTCTATCCTTTATCCAATTGAAGATATCGATCCGGCTTGGAAAAGCATCCCTTATGGTCGGCCGATGCTCAACCAAAGTTTTTATGTACTTAATGAGATGCTGGAGCCTTGCCCAGTCTGGGTGACAGGTGAACTCTATATTGGGGGAAGAGGGGTAGCAAAAGGCTACTGGCAGGATGAGGAAAAGACCCGCGCCCGTTTTATCAAGCATCCCCAAACAGGAGAATATTTGTACCAGACCGGAGATTTAGGGCGCTACCTTTCTGATGGCAATATCGAGTTTCTCGGAAGGGACGATTTTCAAGTTAAGGTTCAGGGATACCGTATTGAATTGGGAGAGATTGAAACTGCTTTGGAGCAGCACCCAGCAGTGCGTGCTGTAGTAGTAACGGCATTGGGTGAATTTCAGGATAGCAAGCGATTGTTAGCTTATGTTGTTCCTATTCCTGATACAGCCCTAGATGTTAATCAGCTACGTGGTTTCTTGGAAGGGAAGTTGCCTGAGTATATGATGCCTTCCGCCTTTATTTTGTTAGATACCTTGCCTCTAACATCTAACGGTAAGGTAGATCGCAAAGCACTTCCTACACCCGAAGCAAATAGTTATGAACGGGAAAAAGCATTTGTCTCGCCTCGTAACACTCTGGAATTTCAACTTGCACAGATATGGGAAGACTTGTTAGATAAAAAATGTGCTATTAGCGTCAACGACAACTTCTTCGATCTTGGAGGTCATTCCCTTCTAGCTGTACGCCTCATGACTCAAATTCAAAAACTGTTTGGGCGGGATCTGTCTCTATCTACACTCTTACAAGCACCAACTATCGAAGATTTAGCTAGTCGGTTAAGCCAGCAAACTGCCCCTGAGACTCGATCTCCATTAGTAAAGATTCATCCTGCTGGTTCAAAGCGGCCTTTATTCTTTGTACATCCAGTTGGTGGAAATGTTCTGTGCTACGTTGATTTAGCTCGCCATCTTGGCCCTGAACAACCATTCTATGGGCTGGAAGCAGCTGGTATTCAGGGGGAAACAAAACCTTTTAAGCAAATTCAGGATATGGCAACTTACTACATCGACGCGATCCGGTCCATACAGCCTGAGGGTCCGTACCTTTTAGCTGGCTGGTCTATGGGAGGCTTTGTAGCTTTTGAAATGGCCCAGCAACTGCATAAGCAGTGTCAAGAGGTTGCCTTACTTGCTTTACTAGATAGTCGAGTACCAGTTAACAGAGTAAAGGTTGATGATGCGACACTCCTGGCTTGGTTTGTTAGGGATCTAGGAGGCAGGTTTGGGAAGACACTGACTTTATCGCATAACGAAATTCGGCGGCTCAGTCCGGATGAGCAATTACACTACGTCTTGGAACAGGCGAGGACAATCAACCTTGTACCTCCAGATGTAGGATTAACACAGATTCAGCGTCTTCTAGAGGTTTTTAAAGCCAATATGGAATCTATGCTTAACTATAAACCTCAGGTTTATGGAAACCAAGTTACTCTCATTCGTCCAAGTGAGTCTTTTTCTGAGGATTTCGAGTATCCTATTTCTGAGTTTGGGTTAGGTTGGGAAAAGTTTGTTTCTGGCTTGATAGAGATCCATACTGTCCCAGGAGATCATTACACAATGCTTGCAAAACCCCATGTTTATGCCTTGGCAGAACAATTAAAATGCTGCCTTGATAAGCTTGTCAGATGA
- a CDS encoding helix-turn-helix domain-containing protein: MDTFKTPKHGESLADYVLRIRKGLNLTQFELADAAGIHSRSVGKIERGLTMKLSHKTLSGLALALSVPVEYLQAVVRGEEVVAMPAIKFCPQCWNPGGAADPMWGNVRAKFCYLCGTQLRASCRNCGEIVVSLRYKFCPLCGKPYKEGSGNR; the protein is encoded by the coding sequence ATGGATACTTTTAAGACACCAAAACATGGAGAATCCCTAGCTGACTATGTTTTGCGGATCAGGAAGGGACTGAATTTAACTCAGTTTGAGTTAGCCGATGCTGCTGGTATTCATTCTCGGTCTGTGGGCAAGATTGAACGGGGACTGACGATGAAACTCAGCCATAAAACTCTTAGTGGGCTGGCGCTAGCTTTGTCCGTGCCGGTTGAGTATTTGCAGGCTGTTGTTAGGGGGGAAGAGGTTGTGGCAATGCCAGCGATTAAGTTTTGTCCCCAATGCTGGAATCCTGGTGGTGCTGCTGACCCGATGTGGGGGAATGTTAGGGCTAAGTTTTGTTATCTGTGCGGTACGCAGTTGCGGGCTAGTTGTCGGAATTGTGGTGAGATAGTGGTGTCGTTGAGGTATAAATTTTGTCCACTATGTGGAAAGCCTTATAAGGAGGGGAGTGGAAATCGATGA